Proteins co-encoded in one Setaria viridis chromosome 9, Setaria_viridis_v4.0, whole genome shotgun sequence genomic window:
- the LOC117838927 gene encoding CCG-binding protein 1: MMPSTTLRPLVPAAASPAAALTVRAVRNYDSIPKRKPFSSSRSILDEFLRQEKPLVQRTKDQITDYCTTIEGDECCSCWDAYFELNKLEQELPKDEIARMVKDSEGDVRYLIDSIHHRSNLRKKMAEKTRATVSSSSLGQSAKPRPFPVPDGLPKTQEELAEEEEALMPESSYTRLLRRMGRYPDWYTPRPDHETD; the protein is encoded by the exons ATGATGCCTTCCACTACACTCCGGCCGCTGGTGCCAGCGGcggcttcgccggcggcggcgttgacgGTGCGCGCGGTGCGGAACTACGACTCGATCCCGAAGCGGAAGCCCTTCAGTTCCAGCCGCAGCATCCTCGACGAGTTCCTCAGGCAGGAGAAGCCCCTCGTCCAGCGCACCAAGGACCAGATCACAG ATTATTGCACGACCATAGAAGGTGATGAATGTTGCAGCTGTTGGGATGCATATTTTGAACTGAATAAACTTGAG CAAGAGCTACCCAAAGATGAAATCGCAAGGATGGTGAAGGATTCAGAGGGAGATGTGAGATACCTGATTGATAGCATCCATCACCGTTCAAATCTACGGAAGAAGATGGCTGAGAAAACTCGTGCTACCGTCTCATCAAGCTCCCTGGGGCAATCAGCGAAGCCGAGGCCTTTCCCTGTGCCTGACGGGTTGCCGAAAACGCAGGAAGAGCTTGCTGAAGAAGAGGAAGCCCTGATGCCTGAGTCTTCTTACACCAGGTTACTCAGAAGGATGGGGAGATACCCTGATTGGTACACCCCACGCCCTGATCATGAGACTGACTGA
- the LOC117838926 gene encoding uncharacterized protein, which translates to MGRFFGAHAKICVHLRTRRLPGATAQRNATTGRPRWPRRRRRPHHRPLALAVLERPVPATPPAKAINTPALARNPTHPATPRHLQGPQPRPAARPLGFPFRERTAMPGLHHWLDLNLRPDLLATSKRLSFSDADFPSPGRGGSVQPKPGLETIGEEGDDLAQALALSQSNTPPPSPGTTGPLYPTPGGTPTTTPSAPVATSLSLAPPGPSQSQQSQEAVAATRMSEQRRQAELFGEYQQQHHHQQQALAAQKGLQQAWASAAAGRLQSQELMLYTVDGGAAGYETRWEELHPVSQGLLLRIEDNIREYRDDSERLDQCSRLDDLSPFSFEFDAGQITQEAVSISTTMNREKISIESLMTVIKEIMWNTGFAIRSYVKLRPRFVHLSAGIANHSGSSGAQTDFSQLLTTAPSFHCYSSATRRPSPFVQHTIARFEDHLGECCKWILELEQLVQTKNDKTFAESLESLSKVMSNVHDYLIHLASKAEHIHQSVETMKTQYLNNRRCRGDLSNPFLKANRREEAKQQATARIKHPMLHLPPPGQPTTVVVVPVISSQLHQTSFPTVATSPRSYPTLPLPSVLPPSRMQTSPAPLTTNPLSSPWPVLQFTPFGSFSTLELGSTQAASLLGTGTPFSATSLFPIPSGGGIAASGINRTGRTKPGRNRNR; encoded by the exons ATGGGTCGTTTCTTTGGGGCACATGCTAAAATCTGTGTTCATCTTCGTACTCGCCGATTGCCTGGGGCAACGGCACAACGcaacgccaccaccggccggccaaggtggcctcgccgtcgccgcaggCCGCACCACAGGCCGTTGGCGCTTGCCGTCTTGGAGCGGCCGGTTCCGGCAACTCCACCTGCCAAGGCAATAAATACCCCTGCCCTTGCGCGAAACCCCACCCACCCGGCCACTCCACGCCACCTGCAAGGGCCGCAACCccgcccggccgcgcgccctCTCGGTTTCCCCTTCCGGGAACGAACCGCCATGCCTGGCCTCCACCATTGGTTGGACCTGAACCTGCGCCCCGACCTGCTGGCCACGTCCAAGCGCCTCAGCTTCTCCGATGCCGACTTCCCCTCCCCCGGTCGCGGGGGCTCGGTGCAGCCGAAGCCGGGTCTCGAGACGATCGGAGAGGAGGGCGATGATCTGGCGCAGGCACTCGCCCTCTCGCAATCCAACACGCCTCCGCCATCGCCGGGGACGACCGGGCCACTGTACCCGACGCCGGGAgggacgccgacgacgacacCCAGTGCGCCCGTGGCGACTTCGCTTTCCCTTGCGCCTCCTGGGCCGTCGCAGTCTCAGCAATCGCAGGAGGCGGtagcggcgacgaggatgtcgGAGCAGCGGCGCCAGGCGGAATTATTTGGGGAGtatcagcagcagcaccaccaccagcagcaggcgTTGGCCGCGCAGAAGGGTTTGCAGCAGGCGTGGgcgtcggcggcagcggggcggcTGCAGTCGCAGGAGCTGATGCTGTACACCGTGGATGGGGGTGCCGCCGGGTACGAGACCAGGTGGGAGGAGCTGCACCCTGTCTCCCAGGGGCTGCTTCTTCGAATCGA GGACAATATTAGGGAGTACAGAGATGATAGTGAACGATTGGATCAGTGCAGTCGCCTTGATGACCTATCACCGTTCAGTTTTGAATTTGATGCTGGTCAGATTACTCAG GAGGCTGTATCTATCTCTACCACCATGAATAGAGAGAAGATTTCCATTGAGAGCTTAATGACTGTCATCAAAGAAATTATGTGGAACACAGGTTTTGCTATACGTTCATATGTAAAGCTGAGGCCAaggtttgtgcatttaagtgcTGGAATTGCAAATCACTCTGGATCTTCTGGTGCTCAGACTGATTTCAGTCAGCTCTTGACCACGGCACCGAGCTTTCATTGTTATAGTAGTGCTACAAGGCGGCCTTCTCCTTTTGTGCAACACACAATTGCCAGGTTTGAGGATCACCTTGGAGAATGCTGCAAATGGATTCTAGAACTAGAACAGCTTGTCCAGACGAAGAATGATAAAACCTTTGCAGAATCTTTGGAATCTCTATCAAAAGTTATGTCTAATGTCCATGACTATCTAATCCATTTGGCATCTAAG GCAGAACATATTCATCAGAGTGTTGAAACAATGAAGACTCAGTATCTGAATAATCGACGATGCAGGGGTGATTTGAGTAATCCTTTTCTCAAGGCAAATAGAAGAGAGGAAGCCAAACAGCAAGCAACTGCCAGAATAAAGCATCCGATGTTGCATCTACCGCCTCCAGGCCAGCCAACAACAGTAGTTGTTGTGCCAGTGATATCAAGCCAGCTACACCAAACTTCATTCCCCACTGTAGCAACTTCCCCAAGATCTTATCCAACTCTTCCACTGCCTTCTGTTTTGCCTCCATCCCGCATGCAAACTAGCCCTGCTCCATTAACAACGAACCCTTTAAGTTCACCCTGGCCCGTGTTGCAGTTCACACCATTTGGTTCATTCTCCACACTTGAGCTTGGATCCACACAGGCTGCATCTTTGTTAGGGACTGGCACCCCCTTTTCTGCTACTTCACTTTTCCCAATACCGTCCGGAG GTGGAATAGCAGCTTCAGGCATCAATCGTACT GGAAGGACGAAACCCGGAAGAAATAGAAACCGCTAG